The nucleotide window GGTACCTCTTGCACCACTGGCACTAACCCCAAATACCCCAACTTGTGTTCCGCCTCTGAACAGTATACTGTCAACAaatggttttaaataaaatgctgATTTGATTGAgctttataaaaatatgcaataaaggatttgataattcaaaataaaaaagaagttgtttttaattaatatttagctTATGTTaattatacacagaaaaaagtatatttcaattcaaatatatatcacatattgaactggtttcaattatttcataattgaatcaagtattcatgtgctcaaaaacaaaattttctgatattttctattgaatatactattttcgttattggttgaaatttaaatacaaaaattattgaatagataattttcgtaattgaaaacacaaaaaataacaaaaatgtgttttcaattacgaaaattatctattcaataatttttgtatttaaatttcaaccaataacgaaaattgtgatttaattgtcaaaattatcaaattcaaaactcaaaattcaatagaaaatattagaaaattttgtttttaagcacatgaatacttgattcaattataaaataattgaaaccaattCAATAAGTGATATACAGTGACTCAAACGCAAAATCGGACAAGAGTTTGTCTGATATAAAAGTGCTTTAAACATAAAAGGATGTaccaaaaaaatagattttttcgcttCTATTTACACTCCAAATACCTATATctctaaaaaaataacaaaaactaaaatttgcataattgaAACTGTAAACTTttgcataaaaaccaaaataactcaattttttgAGTCAAACACAAAATCGGACAGAGTAAAATAGGTATTCAAAAGTGGGcgataaatatttagttgcatATCCTTTGTTGTCTCGAATGATCTGTAATCGCTTTTGAATCGATTTTACCAAGTTTTGGCATACTTTTTTCTCTTTTGAGGTGCATGCTTCCAGTAAGGAATCTTTTATCTGAACTaacgtgttaaattttatttgatgcacTCTCCTAGCTAATTCCTCCCAAAGATGTTCAATTGCATTAAAGTCTGGGCtattataaaaactcaaaagccACTGTTAAGCATGTAGTAGGCTCTGTTATGGTTTGGGCTGCATATTAAGTGCCGGAGTATGCAATTTGCATTTTATCAATGGCAAAatagacaaatttttctatCTCAACATTTTGAAGCTAAATTTAGAGCAAAGTGCGAAAAAGTGGGTACAGAAAACATCTTTTCCATTTATCAAGACTACGATCCCAAGCTCACATCAGGTGTTACAAGTCATTGGTTTATCCATAACTGTCCCAAACTTATAGAAACTCCTGCACAGATCCCAGACTTTAATGCAATTGAACATCTTTGGGAGGAATTAGCTAGGAGAgtgcatcaaataaaatttaacacgttAGTTCAGATAAAAGATTCCTTACTGGAAGCATGCACCTCAAAAGAGAAAAAAGTATGCCAAAACTTGGTAACATCGATTCAAAAGCGATTACAGATCATTCGAGACAACAAAGGATatgcaactaaatatttatcgCCCACTTTTGAATACCTATTTTACTCTGTCCGATTTTGTGTTTGACTcaaaaaattgagttattttggtttttatgcaaAAGTTTACAGTTtcaattatgcaaattttagtgtttgttattttttagagaTATAGGTATGTGGAGTGTAAATAGaagcgaaaaaaatttttttggtacatCCTTTTATGTTTAGAGCACATTTATATCAGACAAACTCTTGTCCGATTTTGCGTTTGAGTCACTGTATATTTGAATTGatacggtttaagaaatagttttttctgtgtactctgctacaaaataacactttttgtcagaacttgaaaagtgacctaatgggggttggtACTAAAACcgaagattttgaaacaccctcaaaatgtttaatttaaattacacaattttagacaaatttcaaaaattttaaactattatgGAGAGGCAAAGAATtgagctttcataaaatgtatattccaagaaattaGGTAAGTTTTTATCATGGTAgaaccaaccaggtacaattattaggaagagttttcaatatttacccctacaacgtcaaataaAGCATTTACTctaatcactttttattttgttttctcaatgttttgcacgttatattaaaactaacaaatatttatttggaaaaaatttaatttgaattgaatattttaggaaaaaaagtaaatacaaaaaaatttgtttaattatttttttttgtcttagacatttcgttttgtttttttctaattttcttttgtttgacgttatagggaatgtataattgagaacgtactttctaataattgtaccttgcttgttctgctatggtttttataaataatttttttttctgtaagttttcaaattcaacaatagttattttaattataccctacaccaccatagtggggagggtattatgcgtttgtgcagatgtttgtaacgcccaaaaatattagtctaacaccaccttaaagtataccgatcgacttagaatcgatttctgagtcgattaaacgatgtccgtccgtctggctggtccaAATTTTTTGTTCTTCGGTCCAGGGACAGAcgctattgaaaatggctgtaatcggtccattattttacttagcccccatacaaatgtcctcccgaaattgatctttatcgatcataaatgttaaacttatataggtatcttcacaaatttttctccaaataagttttatatatatagaatgcatgtcaccaaattctattataatcggtccataattgatcatagctcccatataaaacccacttccgaaaatccctttaacatatataaatctcctaaaaatgttggtatagacataaaattcaacataaataactttcatatagacataaatcacacgacctaatttcatggtgatcggtccataattggtcatagctcccatataaggcccattttgaaaatcactcacgaatataaattattgaaattttaaaagaaaaatgtttttgctcatttacttagtgtagggtattatatggtcaggcttgaccgaccctactttcttacttgttttaacatttctttgtgAATGGAAAGGAAATGAAAATaactttatgaaataaaaacagCAATATACAAATGACAATAACGTCCCACCGCATTATTTAAGTTGGATTTTTTCTGAGTAGCGGATCCGCAAGCTTGGAAAGGcattaatttacttaaaaatatcttTGATGTAGAGATATTTAAAAAGTGCCGTTGCTTAACGtcatgtgtggttttccacacatttgtaatttctatatattttgcaCTATTGTCGGCAAATGTGCTGTTTCTGTCAAAAAGGTTATTATGCAAGTTTTGTTGTGGGTGAGATGAGAGTAATTATGGTTTTGGTTgcgaaataaatcaataaaaaccaaacgattttttgatttacggaTTCTTTCAAGAGTTAtagaaactaaaattattttttcaatccatttttctttttatatcttattcattttaatttaatcacTTGTCAATGCAATTCTAAACTTCACATCCAATGATCATCTtaatttgttgcatattttgaaGGAACCATTTAGAGAGGTTTCACACAAACTTTACTTAATTTCCTAAGTCCAACCAACATACTgctgattaattttaaaatcaaataaagcaatttaaatttacaaaactgCTGTTGCTTTCAATACTAAAAtataatatctctattatttataaaaaaacacaagcattgtatttaatttgtagttgattttattaatttcattgaGATAAAATTCtcgtaaaatttcatttagaaccATTTGTTGACAGCGTATTCCTCAGAGGCGGAGCACAAGTTGGGGTATTTGGGGTTGGTGCCAGTGGTGCAAGAGGTACCAGCCTGGTTGCAGCTAGCATAGATGGGGAAGTTGATCATGTTGGTGGTGGCGTAGTTACAGGCAACCAAGTAAGCCTTATAAGGTTGACCAGCGGGAGAGTAAGTGGAAGCAGCACAACCTACACGAATGTTACGATCAGCCATCATAACAGTGAAGTGACCAATAGCTCTACAATTGAaatgataaaaattaattataattaaaaatgtttaaacatttttttaatagattttaaactTACGGTCCAGAGTAGCCATTAGGATATGAATCAATATAGGATTGTTGGCTGTCCTTAACTTCAGAAAACCACATTTCAACAGATTCTTTCATTTTATCAGCATCAACAACATCACCAAAGTAACCCATCCAGGCTAGATTTTGACCGGCATATTTGAAGGCATCAGTGTTGCGGCATCTATCATGATTCATTTGACATTGTTTAACATTGAGCTCAGCAATGGCAGCCAATTCATCGTCCCATTCCATGGTGGCCATACGGCAGGCAGGACTGTGGTTGGCATCACCACCACCAGCAATCAAGTTACGTTTCTCGTTATGGGCATCAACTAAAACTTGTTTCAATGAATCGGTAATGGTAACCATTTTAGCATCGGAAGGGCAAGAGGCAGCAAATTGCTTTAGGAACagaaaattgttaattaaaaattcatattataaagtTAAAGTAATACTTACTCCATTATGACCACAAGCAATATGTTTGGCACCATTATTGCAAATCGAGTTGGAGCAGTAATCGGTGGCAGATACTGCGGCCACAAGACAGAAAAAGGCTATGAAACGATTCATTTTTTGATTAGTGATGAGTTTTCTAACTAAGAGTTCAACACTTGACTGTTAAATATGTCACTTAAGATCAatcttttatactaaaatttcgTTGAGCATACATATCTAActctcttttataaatttagtgTATTATTTATACAGCtgtttcatatattttattattatttaatttaagattttGTTGATGTCTTTTAGtttgaataacaataaataaataatactacTAAAATATAACttagaattttagaaaacaaattatGTATTCCATTTAAACTAAGAACAAATATACTTTCcgtcattttttttaaacaaattatccaAGATCGATTGATAATAACAAGCAATCACGTagaaatgtcccaatacattttccaaaataaaacattttttttaaatcttaacaaatttttgtatcaAAAAGTGTGAACTTGTTCGAATTATAAGGTATTTAGCATACAATACTTAGAATAACCACATAGAAAGGAGGGGGATAGtaatgtcaattaaaaaaattataaaaaaattactctcttttcacagcGTTGCTgttgtataatttcataaattctCATAAAAAGGGTATTTCTTTGAAAAAGTGGCAATCTAATTAAAACCTTTtattagaatataaaaaaaaaaaaaatgttgatctGTTTttgtttagtacaaaaaaattacGTAATAATTCACagttatttacaatataaactgattttacttaaaaatattgctgTAACATAACTGAACCTGTTATCAGTCATTTTTCTAATATGTGCGTCCCGATAAACAGATTTTTCTAAACCAATTCAGTTCAGTTGCTAAAATCCTTATACAGGCGATTGGAATTCACGACATTAATAGAAAGACGagttaatatttaatatctgtaattcattatgaattaaattttatgatccGTGGTATCTGGAGTAGAACAAAACCTATACCGTTTATTCATACCATTTTGCCAAGTTTTATAGATttataaaaatacgttttttgtttttacagaAAAGTTTGCATTAATAAACTTGAGCTCTTTCAAAATAActtctgaaatttttaaatagttttatttggCTTTGGTTGGTTTTGTATCTGGTTTGTAGTTGATGCAAATAGTTCAAAACGATAATTtcgattattaatatttaagacAAAACTCTTTTACAATAAATTGACGAAAATGAGTTCGTATATGgtcaattccatatcatcgtacgtgacatttgttcgtctatagagtggaatagattttgcaaaaatgagagtatctgaaaaataattgggTATTTATGTTCCATTCCATATAGTaccctatattttaaaataataaaaagttctttcgaaatattgttgtccaaaatattgagcgaaattgaggtacatgtagaaatatgcgaaaatattcgaatcgtcagaggcgttatgttttcttttaatttcttacactaaacgaaatatttttcctttacaatgatggatttaaataaaaaaacaatctttggatgattttataataaataaaatttaatatcgtacgtgacataccgtacgtgacagatttttctcttataataaaacaatatatattctgtaaatatactatttatacaaaaactaaaaaaattaatagaaaatatacattcggtttcaataaacaattttataatagcaaataaacaatcaaagtcaaatttatttcatacaaCAAGCTAATTGGgtgcctagttttcgccgcaattttagcctaaaacattaaaaaattaaatataatcagtttaaactattatttttgtctttaaaatgttgtaatatgaactaaatactttcacatagtagcATTTTATTACTTTCTTCTATTCCAATCaccttgaaaaaaagtttcaagggtttttatattttccgtCGTGGTAGCGTTCTCGtcgaattgcccatatgtaattACTTTGTAATTGGAAATTACTCATACGCAcatgttttaattttcaaagatgTAGAATTTTGGATAACAAATTTAACTTCTAATGAATGAGTAGGTCTACAAGCCAAATTGTCGAATTTGCgatgataccaatccacatgagatcaaAGAGCGTTTAATACATCCCAAAAAATtgactgtttggtgtggattttgggctggtgGCGTCATCTGTCCATATTTatttgagaacgacgttggccAGGCCAACACAATCAACGACAAACGCAATAGATCGATAATTACCAACttattttggcctgaattggatgatctGCATATCAACGACTTGTGATTTCAACAGGACGGCGCTACATGTGTCCTGTAATAAACAAAATCAGTTCTTGTTTAGCCGCAATAAAGAACCTGTAGGTTcttgtttaatatttagttttaaaacagttcaaacttttcaaaactaccaaattatttaattgaagATGTCTCCAAGATAGGacatttatggaaaattttaaagacaataaacAAAACACAGTTTATATAACTGTCTATATGCACAAATATAATACCTAATATCTTTAGAAATGCGTTTATGCAAAATATTGGCATTAAACttaataaacaacaaatttaaaaaaataatgtgatGACATTATATTCACAACAATGTATAAAACACCTGTATAAatctaaaactaaaaactatatCAAATACAAgaacattaattaaaaattttttgctatATAAGATAGAGACATTAATTGAATAATTCAACAGTTGGTTGTTGAACTGCAAGTTAGAACACTTctcttaaattttcttaaaatgaaTCGTTTCGTAGCCTTTTTCTGCCTAGTGGCCGCAGTATCTGCCACCGATTACTGCTCCAACTCGATTTGCAATAATGGTGCCAAACATATTGCTTGTGGACACAGTGGAGtaagtattatttaatttttttattaaaaatagtattttgagaattttctatttctaaAGCAATTTGCTGCCTCTTGCCCATCCGATGCTAAAATGGTTACTATTACCGATTCATTGAAACAAGTTTTAGTTGATGCCCATAACGAGAAACGTAACTTAATTGCTGGTGGTGGAGATGCCAACCACAGTCCTGCCTGCCGTATGGCCACCATGGAATGGGACGATGAATTGGCTGCCATTGCTGAGCTCAATGTTAAACAATGTCAAATGAATCATGATAGATGCCGCAACACTGATGCCTTCAAATATGCCGGTCAAAATCTTGCCTGGATGGGTTTCTTCGGTGATGTTGTTGATGCTGATAAAATGAAAGAATCTGTTGAAATGTGGTTTTCTGAAGTTAAGGACAGTCAACAATCCTATATTGATTCTTATCCTAATGGCTACTCTGGACCGtaagtttaaaattattataacaaactgttaaatttttttaaatataattgtctTTTCTCATTTCAAATATAGAGCTATTGGTCACTTCACTGTTATGATGGCTGATCGTAACATTCGTGTAGGTTGTGCTGCTTCCACTTACTCTCCTGTTGGTCAACCTTATAAGGCTTACTTGGTTGCCTGTAACTACGCCACCACCAACATGATCAACTTCCCCATCTATGCTAGCTGCAACCAGGCTGGTACCTCTTGCACCACTGGCACCAATCCCAAATATCCCAACTTGTGCTCCGCCTCTGAGGAATATGCTGTCAACAAATGGTTCTAaatgaagttttacaaaattgtatactaatgaaattaataaaaataactgctatttaaatacaacttgtGTTTTTGATCAATAATGTATTATTCTTTAGAATACTATATTAAACATTACAGATTTAATGACAATAATCAGatcgtatgattattatttaattaaaaaacactcatacgctcattgcatttttttgtatgagtcggtttattttgaaattaacacGTACCAAGAggcattttttttagtttttgcaaaagaaaattgtatttaagaatttgtttgaaatttgagtTTAAAAACGTGgccaaaaaaacataatttttataaataatttggggattcaaacggtctcctattagatcgtattgtcataaaatatttttttagtttaagtaaatttttgttgggttgcAATATCACCAATATATTCTGGAATTTAGATAAAAAACTTCATGTCAAAGAAAAAACCATTTTGTGTCGAATACTagtaaaaaatgctttttaatttTAGCCTACATTTATgcaaaagaataataacaagaagtgaaacgctgtcaaaaaaaacctaagtcggttgtcaaaaaaaacctaactataagaatgtattggtatcattttatttatatgaattgGTTTTCAAACGACTTTCACCACATTCCTcaaacacacagagttgtaaaaaagcgaccttaaaaattataacaaaatttgattacaattaaatttaaaaattcaaacaattctcaaattatttggATTATATTTGATCTGGAgaagttttataaatagatttttacactttttattccataacttctgcaaaaattaagtttatttgaattttttaattaatttccaatatgacattttacaaatgtgtttttttagtttttatttcaacccccaaaaaattaatgtcataaaaattaaaaaaatatttttttcgtttaaatgtgtggaaaaaaataataaaaatattatgtgatGGTGAAAGTGTGTAttagaattgcaattttgtgcaattttcaagaaaaagttttgaagttaaatctctctctcaagtgtgttgaattcacatactacttgtatgtgagaagagagagaagttgttgttgCAGAAAAAATGGAAGGCTTCCCTTCTTGCTATTCTTtggtttaaactgactatatttaattttttaatttaattatgtagtatgttttaggctaagttggcggcgaaaactaagcgcccaattagcatgtagtataaaatgaatttgactctgatgtGTTTATTGCTATTATCACCCTGATGTTTGAAatcgaatatatattttgttatttagttttttaatacatatatatattgttttactataagagaataATATGtcgcgtacggtatgtcacgtacgatattaaattatatttattataaaatcatccaaagattattttcatttaaatatgatggattaTAGAGGAACAATATgtgttttagtttaaaaaattaatagaagaaATAATGCCTCTTATGACTCGcaaattttagcatatttttacatgtaactcaaaattacttccgttttatgtccttatttcttcaaattctacaaattcttcattatcgcttgtgcagaatgtccaatgtagCATGAGTTGTGTGGAATGTAGCTCCTttttgttgaaaccacatgtcgctCAGTGCTGTGTTTTCATATAGGcgatggacaaaaatagaagcagttattgcagacgaataaaaattggcagaatattaccttttggtaagattaagaaaaaatataattcttgaaaaaatccgtgcaAGTACACGGATTTtttatggttcagctgtaatattgAAAACTGAATAttggattatactttaagtgttcctaatatcaggagaagctcatattaatatctcaatctaaggatatgtaggttatattcaattattgagttacttacatttacggtaaaaatgtattatttatgggtgccatcaaaaacaatttttttttaaagttcacattataataaataagagataggcattagataaaattaaaattgattaacatgtttttttcaaaattaaatcaaactttggaatttgttttgatttcagcaaaaaaacatacaacatcaagaaccaaataaagacctattaatacactttatgccattaaactacttttgttaaataacgcaatatttcatagttatttacaagaaaaaatggtattattttataaaaaaccaaaaatctggagctatttccccaAATCATCAAACTtatggctattctatagtaaaacataatcaaaatagattaacacgtattttactaatattccaacaaagtttcagaatttcaggcttacaataaaaaaatgttaattattaaaacttgcgcagattaaactgttaaaccttCTTTGACAAAAgcagtaattttccataattccacattcatattctttcatttgcatccaatcgcgagtttatatcttttaaaacgaacttttaacaatgattttagttaaccttaaaaaaaatatatttttctccataaaatttatgttgaaaatgtactaactttaccgacctctagtgacgacaaaaagagatatttataaaaaagtcttttttacgcgaatgagttatttagttgtctattgaaaaatataaatttcattaaaatcaaagacatgatcttgtttttgatttttgtccgttgaacaaagcactgtgtgtcgttggtgttcatattatccaattcaggccaaaattagttgataattaTCAACCTATAGCTTTCGTCTTTGGTGCTGATGGCCGATGACaccgccagcccaaaatccacaccaattattgatttttttggattggtattttatttattataaaataatttcaaattaaactgactcatacaaaaaaatgcaatgagcgtatgagtgttttttaattaaataataatcatacgttcTGGTTATTGTCATTACATCTGTAATGTTTAATATAGTATTCTAAAGAATAGTATATTATTGATCAAAAACACAAGATGTATTTAAAtatcagtaatttttattaatttcattagtatacaattttgtaaaatttcatttagaaccATTTGTTGACAGCATATTCCTCAGAGGCGGAGCACAAGTTGGGATATTTGGGATTGGTGCCAGTGGTGCAAGAGGTACCAGCCTGGTTGCAGCTAGCATAGATGGGGAAGTTGATCATGTTGGTGGTGGCGTAGTTACAGGCAACCAAGTAAGCCTTATAAGGTTGACCAACAGGAGAGTAAGTGGAAGCAGCACAACCTACACGAATGTTACGATCAGCCATCATAACAGTGAAGTGACCAATAGCTCTATATTTGAAatgataaaaaagaaatttaatttaaaatgcttaaacattttttgtaataaattttaaacttacgGTCCAGAGTAGCCATTAGGATAAGAATCAATATAGGATTGTTGACTGTCCTTAACTTCAGAAAACCACATTTCAACAGATTCTTTCATTTTATCAGCATCAACAACATCACCGAAGAAACCCATCCAGGCAAGATTTTGACCGGCATATTTGAAGGCATCAGTGTTGCGGCATCTATCATGATTCATTTGACATTGTTTAACATTGAGCTCAGCAATGGCAGCCAATTCATCATCCCATTCCATGGTGGCCATACGGCAGGCAGGACTGTGGTTGGCATCTCCACCACCAGCAATTAAGTTACGTTTCTCGTTATGGGTATCAACTAAAACTTGTTTCAATGAATCGGTAATAGTAACCATTTTAGCATCGGATGGGCAAGAGGCAGCAAATTGCTttagaaatagaaaattctcaaaatactatttttaataaaaaatttaaataatacttaCTCCACTGTGTCCACAAGCAATATGTTTGGCACCATTATTGCAAATCGAGTTAGAGCAGTAATCGGTGGCAGATACTGCGGCCACTAGGCAGAAAAAGGCTACGAAACGAttcattttagaaaatttaagatAAGGGTTCTAACTTGCAGTTCAACAACCAACTGTTGAATTATTCAATTAATGTCTCTATCTTATatagcaaaaaaatgtttaattaatgttCTTGTATTTGatatagtttttagttttagatTTATACAGGTGTTTTATACATTGTTGTGAATATAATGTGAtgccattatttttttaa belongs to Calliphora vicina chromosome 4, idCalVici1.1, whole genome shotgun sequence and includes:
- the LOC135956422 gene encoding antigen 5 like allergen Cul n 1-like, whose amino-acid sequence is MNRFIAFFCLVAAVSATDYCSNSICNNGAKHIACGHNGQFAASCPSDAKMVTITDSLKQVLVDAHNEKRNLIAGGGDANHSPACRMATMEWDDELAAIAELNVKQCQMNHDRCRNTDAFKYAGQNLAWMGYFGDVVDADKMKESVEMWFSEVKDSQQSYIDSYPNGYSGPAIGHFTVMMADRNIRVGCAASTYSPAGQPYKAYLVACNYATTNMINFPIYASCNQAGTSCTTGTNPKYPNLCSASEEYAVNKWF
- the LOC135956424 gene encoding antigen 5 like allergen Cul n 1-like; the encoded protein is MNRFVAFFCLVAAVSATDYCSNSICNNGAKHIACGHSGQFAASCPSDAKMVTITDSLKQVLVDAHNEKRNLIAGGGDANHSPACRMATMEWDDELAAIAELNVKQCQMNHDRCRNTDAFKYAGQNLAWMGFFGDVVDADKMKESVEMWFSEVKDSQQSYIDSYPNGYSGPAIGHFTVMMADRNIRVGCAASTYSPVGQPYKAYLVACNYATTNMINFPIYASCNQAGTSCTTGTNPKYPNLCSASEEYAVNKWF
- the LOC135956423 gene encoding antigen 5 like allergen Cul n 1-like, with the translated sequence MNRFVAFFCLVAAVSATDYCSNSICNNGAKHIACGHSGQFAASCPSDAKMVTITDSLKQVLVDTHNEKRNLIAGGGDANHSPACRMATMEWDDELAAIAELNVKQCQMNHDRCRNTDAFKYAGQNLAWMGFFGDVVDADKMKESVEMWFSEVKDSQQSYIDSYPNGYSGPAIGHFTVMMADRNIRVGCAASTYSPVGQPYKAYLVACNYATTNMINFPIYASCNQAGTSCTTGTNPKYPNLCSASEEYAVNKWF